The proteins below are encoded in one region of Streptomyces cyanogenus:
- a CDS encoding aldehyde dehydrogenase family protein: MKTYSGHFVDGEWTQAPHAEVIEIVNPADERVIGSVPAGTPEDIDRAVRAAARAFEQWSQASPEVRADYLRRIHRALEERAEEIARLVASEVGTPVQESRVLQSGLPVFTFGQAAELAAGFDFGPEEVGNSHVVREPVGVVGCITPWNFPLHQVSLKVAMALASGCTVVLKPSEVAPLSAMLLAEIAEAVGLPAGVLNVVTGYGPVVGEALVTHPDVAMVSFTGSTRAGRRVAALAAESVKKVALELGGKSPNIILDDADLEAAVTDGVAKCYLNAGQTCIALTRMLVPRDKLQEAGRIAVTVARGYRVGDPQDEETRIGPLVSDVQLKRVRDYIAAGIAEGATLLTGGPDAPQDGPGYFVAPTVFTDVTNDMTIAREEIFGPVLSILPYDTEEEAVAIANDTPYGLAGAVWSGDPERARAVAGRIRAGMVDVNGGAFNPLAPFGGYKQSGVGREAGRLGFEEFLETKAIQY, translated from the coding sequence ATGAAGACGTACAGCGGGCACTTCGTCGACGGGGAGTGGACGCAGGCTCCGCACGCCGAAGTCATCGAAATCGTCAACCCCGCGGACGAACGCGTGATCGGCTCGGTCCCGGCCGGCACGCCCGAGGACATCGACCGGGCGGTGCGGGCCGCCGCCCGGGCATTCGAGCAGTGGTCCCAGGCCTCTCCCGAGGTCCGTGCGGACTATCTGCGGCGCATCCACCGCGCGCTGGAGGAGCGCGCGGAGGAGATCGCGCGCCTGGTGGCGAGCGAGGTCGGTACTCCTGTCCAGGAGAGTCGGGTCCTGCAGTCGGGACTGCCCGTGTTCACCTTCGGCCAGGCGGCCGAACTGGCGGCCGGTTTCGACTTCGGGCCGGAGGAGGTCGGCAACTCCCATGTCGTCCGTGAGCCCGTCGGAGTCGTCGGCTGCATCACACCGTGGAACTTCCCGCTGCACCAGGTCTCCCTGAAGGTGGCGATGGCGCTGGCATCGGGCTGCACCGTCGTGCTCAAGCCCTCCGAGGTCGCTCCGCTGTCCGCCATGCTCCTCGCGGAGATCGCCGAGGCCGTGGGGCTGCCCGCCGGAGTGCTCAACGTGGTGACCGGATACGGACCGGTGGTGGGTGAGGCGCTGGTGACCCACCCCGACGTGGCGATGGTCTCGTTCACCGGATCGACCCGGGCCGGCCGGCGGGTGGCGGCGCTGGCGGCGGAGAGCGTCAAGAAGGTGGCGCTGGAACTCGGCGGCAAGTCGCCCAACATCATTCTGGACGACGCCGACCTGGAGGCCGCGGTCACCGACGGAGTGGCCAAGTGCTACCTCAATGCAGGCCAGACCTGTATCGCTCTCACCCGCATGCTCGTCCCCCGTGACAAGCTCCAGGAGGCCGGCCGGATCGCCGTCACGGTGGCGCGCGGCTACCGCGTCGGCGACCCGCAGGACGAGGAGACGCGGATCGGTCCCCTGGTCTCCGACGTACAGCTCAAGCGCGTGCGCGACTACATCGCGGCCGGGATCGCCGAGGGCGCCACCCTGCTCACGGGCGGTCCCGACGCGCCGCAGGACGGACCCGGCTACTTCGTCGCTCCGACCGTCTTCACCGACGTCACCAACGACATGACCATCGCCCGCGAGGAGATCTTCGGGCCCGTGTTGTCGATCCTGCCCTACGACACCGAGGAGGAGGCCGTCGCCATCGCCAACGACACGCCCTACGGCCTCGCCGGCGCGGTGTGGTCGGGCGACCCCGAACGGGCGCGCGCGGTTGCCGGCCGGATCCGGGCCGGGATGGTCGACGTGAACGGCGGCGCCTTCAACCCTCTTGCTCCGTTCGGAGGTTACAAGCAGTCGGGCGTGGGCCGAGAGGCCGGGCGCCTGGGCTTCGAGGAGTTCCTGGAGACCAAGGCCATCCAGTACTGA